A genomic stretch from Haloarchaeobius amylolyticus includes:
- a CDS encoding CPBP family intramembrane glutamic endopeptidase produces MPNWAAFAAVAAVVCGFLLFLAHATSSTVTTTEATLPTTEEVDAHARERFADHEGLYEEWVAEQGDEWAAERQDRWLAETDSTGTRQEFSTGLLLANVALTQGLFLAVLVGAAILAAVPPAALGVAPAHVGLAPLAVGVAVGLALYAANQVGSSVSARFDIETGEELRALLAPESPRGWAVLLAGVLPLVALFEEFMFRAVLVGALSVGFGVSPWLLAVVSSLAFAVGHGVQGPAGVVITGALGFVLAAVFILTGSLLVVVVAHYLVNALEFVVHEGLGVE; encoded by the coding sequence ATGCCGAACTGGGCGGCCTTCGCTGCCGTCGCGGCGGTCGTCTGTGGTTTCTTGCTCTTTCTCGCACACGCGACGAGTTCGACAGTGACGACGACGGAGGCCACGCTCCCGACCACCGAGGAGGTCGACGCCCACGCCCGCGAGCGCTTCGCCGACCACGAGGGACTGTACGAGGAGTGGGTCGCCGAGCAGGGCGACGAGTGGGCCGCGGAGCGACAGGACCGCTGGCTGGCCGAGACCGACTCGACAGGCACCCGGCAGGAGTTCTCGACCGGGCTGTTGCTCGCGAACGTCGCACTGACGCAGGGACTGTTCCTCGCGGTGCTCGTCGGCGCGGCGATACTGGCGGCGGTCCCGCCGGCTGCACTCGGCGTGGCACCGGCCCACGTCGGCCTCGCCCCGCTGGCGGTCGGCGTGGCGGTCGGGCTGGCGCTCTACGCGGCGAACCAGGTCGGCTCGTCCGTCTCGGCGCGCTTCGACATCGAGACGGGCGAGGAGTTGCGGGCGCTGCTCGCCCCCGAGAGCCCCCGGGGCTGGGCCGTCCTCCTCGCCGGGGTGCTCCCGCTGGTCGCACTCTTCGAGGAGTTCATGTTCCGGGCGGTGCTCGTCGGGGCGCTCTCGGTCGGCTTCGGCGTCTCACCGTGGCTGCTCGCGGTCGTGTCGTCGCTGGCGTTCGCGGTCGGCCACGGCGTGCAGGGGCCGGCGGGCGTCGTCATCACGGGTGCCCTCGGTTTCGTCCTCGCGGCGGTGTTCATCCTCACGGGGAGCCTGCTGGTCGTGGTGGTCGCACACTACCTGGTGAACGCGCTGGAGTTCGTCGTCCACGAGGGACTGGGCGTCGAGTAG